In Flammeovirgaceae bacterium 311, one DNA window encodes the following:
- a CDS encoding magnesium and cobalt transport protein cora (COG0598 Mg2+ and Co2+ transporters), giving the protein MPEKKSKTRQALKTAQNIAASIRNKRKVGLPPGSIMYTGENADAPISMQLFAYDEDGLKESFPESPQKAIDAVSKNGTTWINVDGVHDVVLVEQICKHFNIHPLTIEDIVSTRQRPKVESMEGYLYVVLKVLEYDEEKASVGLEQISLVLGPDFVLSFQERPGDTFEPVRSRLRAGRGRIRSAGADYLLYALIDTVVDNYFVILDRIDERADQLEEQLLTDASKENFDTVYHLKREMLTIWRSVWPLRDVMYRLERGDFVLIQDQTQIYLRDVSDHMTQIIDIVEVTRDLLKGMADLYHSTVGSRTNEVMRVLTIISTIFIPLTFIVGVYGMNFEVFPELKWRYGYLFVWLVMIGLAIMMLIIFRKKKWL; this is encoded by the coding sequence ATGCCGGAAAAAAAATCTAAAACACGCCAGGCACTTAAAACTGCCCAGAATATAGCAGCTTCAATACGCAACAAAAGAAAGGTAGGGCTTCCGCCTGGCTCTATCATGTATACCGGCGAAAATGCAGATGCCCCCATCAGTATGCAGCTGTTTGCTTACGATGAGGATGGGCTTAAGGAATCTTTTCCTGAATCGCCACAGAAAGCAATTGATGCAGTTAGTAAAAATGGAACTACCTGGATAAATGTTGATGGCGTTCATGATGTGGTGCTGGTGGAGCAGATCTGCAAGCACTTCAATATTCACCCCCTTACGATAGAAGATATTGTTAGCACCCGCCAGCGGCCCAAGGTAGAATCAATGGAGGGCTACCTGTATGTGGTGCTGAAGGTACTGGAATACGATGAAGAAAAGGCCAGTGTAGGCCTGGAACAGATAAGCCTGGTGCTGGGTCCTGACTTTGTGCTCTCTTTTCAGGAACGGCCCGGAGACACCTTTGAGCCGGTGCGCAGCCGCTTACGTGCCGGCAGGGGCCGTATCAGGAGTGCAGGTGCCGATTATCTGCTCTACGCCCTTATAGACACAGTGGTTGATAACTATTTTGTAATCCTAGATAGGATCGATGAGCGTGCCGACCAACTCGAAGAGCAGCTGCTTACCGATGCCTCGAAAGAAAATTTTGATACTGTTTACCACCTGAAGCGGGAGATGCTCACCATCTGGCGATCGGTATGGCCGCTGCGTGATGTGATGTACCGCCTGGAGCGTGGCGATTTCGTCCTGATTCAGGACCAGACCCAAATTTACCTGCGGGATGTTTCTGACCACATGACGCAGATCATCGACATTGTGGAGGTAACGCGTGATCTGCTTAAGGGCATGGCCGATCTGTACCACTCTACAGTGGGTAGCCGCACCAACGAAGTTATGCGTGTGCTTACCATCATCTCCACCATCTTCATTCCCCTTACCTTTATTGTAGGGGTGTATGGCATGAACTTCGAGGTGTTTCCCGAACTAAAGTGGCGCTATGGTTATCTGTTTGTGTGGCTGGTGATGATTGGTCTTGCCATCATGATGCTAATTATATTCAGAAAGAAAAAGTGGTTGTGA
- the rho gene encoding transcription termination factor Rho (COG1158 Transcription termination factor) — translation MYKIEELNLRLLSELKEIAEEMGVKNYKKLPKKELIYKILDQQAVMPENALPKRRAAPPVPVEEPSTAADSAVEEEEVVVAADDTAVQERSGQDRPGQDRSGGPDKPRKERTGPDRNRSEKPGPERPRQERERSQDKPDRNQDKAISAEATQDKPGADGAARDGQNKDDQQRQQEEDRRQARIARRVNVTPVEEEPETSVNAEGESTESRPRNQRPRGDDRRGDDRRGGDRRGEDRAEGRRGGDDRRGDDRRGQDEDQESRRGDAQAERGERTDRRNDRPDRGEGRPDKRERPDRNRDRDSAPQEADAPVANESRRDANAITPAPVKEFDGIVSSEGVLEIMQDGYGFLRSSDYHYLASPDDIYVSPSQIKLFNLKTGDTVKGQIRPPKEGEKYFALLRVETINGKTPEEVRDRIGFEHLTPLFPQEKLRLSTTSGDYSNRILDLFAPIGKGQRGMIVAQPKTGKTVLLKQIANAIAENHPECYLIILLIDERPEEVTDMARSVKAEVIASTFDEQAERHVKVSSIVLQKAKRMVECGHDVVILLDSITRLARAYNTVVPSSGKILSGGVDANALHKPKRFFGAARNVENGGSLTIIATALIETGSKMDEVIFEEFKGTGNMELQLDRKLSNRRIYPAIDVPASGTRREDLLMDKETLQRVWILRKFMSDMNSQEAMEFLLERMRGTRDNDEFLVSMNG, via the coding sequence ATGTACAAAATTGAAGAACTAAATCTCAGGCTACTTTCGGAACTGAAAGAGATTGCAGAGGAAATGGGCGTAAAAAACTACAAAAAACTGCCCAAAAAAGAATTAATCTACAAGATTTTGGATCAGCAGGCTGTAATGCCTGAGAATGCCCTTCCCAAAAGAAGAGCAGCTCCTCCTGTTCCTGTAGAAGAACCGTCTACTGCAGCAGATAGTGCTGTAGAAGAAGAGGAAGTAGTAGTAGCAGCAGATGATACTGCTGTTCAGGAAAGATCCGGTCAGGATAGACCCGGTCAGGATAGATCCGGCGGCCCCGACAAGCCTCGTAAAGAGAGGACTGGGCCGGACAGGAACAGGTCTGAGAAACCCGGTCCGGAAAGGCCCCGCCAGGAGCGGGAGCGTAGCCAGGACAAACCAGACCGTAACCAGGACAAAGCTATTTCTGCTGAAGCAACACAGGATAAGCCTGGTGCTGATGGTGCTGCCCGTGACGGACAGAACAAAGATGATCAGCAACGTCAGCAGGAGGAGGATCGCCGCCAGGCAAGGATTGCCCGCCGTGTGAACGTTACGCCTGTTGAAGAAGAACCTGAAACCAGTGTAAACGCAGAAGGCGAATCAACTGAAAGCCGTCCGCGCAACCAGCGTCCTCGTGGTGATGACCGCCGTGGCGACGATCGCAGAGGTGGTGACCGTCGCGGTGAAGACCGTGCAGAAGGACGCCGTGGTGGAGATGACCGTAGAGGTGATGACCGCCGTGGACAGGACGAAGATCAGGAAAGCCGCCGTGGCGATGCTCAGGCAGAACGTGGTGAAAGGACTGACCGTAGGAATGATCGCCCCGATCGTGGTGAAGGACGTCCTGACAAACGTGAACGCCCGGACCGCAACCGCGATCGTGATTCGGCACCACAAGAGGCAGATGCCCCTGTTGCCAATGAGAGCCGCCGGGATGCTAATGCAATTACACCTGCACCGGTAAAAGAATTTGATGGTATTGTCTCCAGCGAAGGGGTACTGGAAATTATGCAGGATGGCTATGGCTTTCTGCGCTCCAGCGATTACCACTACCTTGCTTCTCCCGACGATATCTACGTTTCTCCTTCTCAGATCAAGCTTTTCAACCTTAAAACCGGCGATACGGTAAAAGGTCAGATTCGCCCGCCAAAAGAAGGCGAGAAATACTTTGCCCTGCTGCGCGTGGAAACCATCAATGGCAAAACACCTGAAGAAGTACGCGACCGTATTGGTTTTGAGCACCTTACGCCGCTGTTCCCACAGGAAAAGCTTCGTTTAAGTACCACCTCCGGCGATTACAGCAACCGTATCCTCGACCTTTTTGCCCCTATTGGCAAAGGCCAGCGTGGTATGATTGTGGCACAGCCTAAAACCGGTAAAACGGTGCTGCTGAAGCAAATTGCCAATGCCATTGCCGAGAATCATCCTGAGTGTTACCTGATCATCCTGCTGATTGACGAGCGACCTGAAGAGGTTACCGACATGGCCCGCAGCGTAAAGGCAGAGGTAATTGCCTCTACTTTTGATGAGCAGGCAGAGCGTCACGTAAAAGTATCGAGCATTGTATTGCAAAAAGCAAAGAGAATGGTAGAGTGCGGCCACGATGTGGTAATTCTGCTAGACTCCATTACGCGCCTTGCCCGTGCTTATAACACCGTGGTTCCTTCTTCCGGTAAAATTCTTTCCGGTGGTGTGGATGCCAACGCCCTGCACAAGCCAAAGCGTTTCTTTGGTGCAGCCCGTAACGTAGAAAATGGTGGTTCGCTTACAATTATTGCTACCGCCCTGATCGAAACAGGCTCTAAAATGGATGAGGTAATCTTTGAAGAATTCAAAGGTACCGGTAACATGGAGCTTCAGCTGGATCGTAAACTTTCCAACCGCCGTATCTATCCTGCAATTGATGTGCCTGCTTCAGGTACCCGCCGCGAAGATCTGCTGATGGACAAGGAAACCCTGCAGCGTGTATGGATCCTGCGCAAGTTTATGAGCGACATGAACTCTCAGGAGGCCATGGAGTTCCTGCTTGAAAGAATGCGCGGCACCCGCGATAACGACGAGTTTCTGGTATCCATGAATGGATAA
- a CDS encoding hypothetical protein (COG2013 Uncharacterized conserved protein) translates to MYRPSDQIDYNIIGESIQVVEIELDPGETVIAEAGAMLYMEDGIQFDAKMGDGSDASSSILGKLFQAGSRWIMGESLFMTHFTNRGGRGASGKAKVGFSAPYPGTIVPVNLSSMYRSELLVQKDAFLCAALGTKISIAFNKKLGSGMFGGEGFILQKLQGDGLAFIHAGGTIIKRQLNNETLRVDTGCIVGFESTINYDIERAGGLKSMIFGGEGIFLATLSGSGTVWLQSMPVRKLIQALLPNGGNSDKGSSSVLGQFFEQ, encoded by the coding sequence ATGTACCGCCCTTCCGACCAGATCGATTACAACATTATAGGAGAAAGTATTCAGGTTGTAGAAATTGAGCTAGATCCTGGAGAAACCGTTATTGCCGAAGCCGGCGCCATGCTTTATATGGAAGACGGCATCCAGTTCGATGCCAAAATGGGCGATGGCTCCGATGCCAGCTCCAGTATCTTAGGCAAGCTGTTTCAGGCTGGTTCCCGTTGGATCATGGGCGAATCGCTTTTTATGACCCACTTTACCAACCGCGGCGGCCGCGGGGCTTCCGGCAAGGCAAAAGTTGGATTTTCGGCCCCTTACCCGGGCACCATTGTACCGGTAAATTTGTCGAGCATGTACCGCAGCGAGCTGCTGGTGCAAAAAGATGCATTCCTGTGTGCCGCGCTGGGCACCAAGATATCTATTGCCTTCAATAAAAAGCTGGGCAGTGGCATGTTTGGTGGCGAGGGCTTTATTCTGCAGAAATTGCAGGGCGATGGCCTTGCCTTTATACACGCAGGCGGCACCATTATTAAGCGGCAGCTCAACAACGAAACCCTGCGGGTAGATACCGGCTGTATAGTAGGTTTCGAGTCTACTATTAACTATGATATTGAACGTGCCGGCGGCTTAAAGAGTATGATCTTTGGTGGTGAGGGTATTTTCCTGGCAACCCTAAGCGGCAGCGGTACTGTATGGCTGCAGAGCATGCCTGTGCGCAAGCTTATTCAGGCCCTGCTCCCTAATGGCGGGAACAGCGATAAAGGTAGCAGTTCGGTGCTGGGCCAGTTCTTTGAGCAGTAA
- a CDS encoding isoprenylcysteine carboxyl methyltransferase (COG2020 Putative protein-S-isoprenylcysteine methyltransferase) has product MWVLYFLLHSLFARPWMKDWFSRHLRWLMPHYRLFYSLGSSLGLLGILFYNAIISHERLLPEEETYRYVGLILATLSVLAFRQAFRVYSFQEFVGLKPVTEHTADQGGLKTHGILAQVRHPLYLAMLLFILGFWFYMPTLANLITTVVVIIYLFVGIRLEERDLEQQFGDAYRQYRQKVPMIIPKLGKKRRV; this is encoded by the coding sequence TTGTGGGTGCTGTATTTCCTGCTGCACAGCCTTTTTGCCCGCCCCTGGATGAAGGACTGGTTTTCGCGCCATCTGCGCTGGCTAATGCCCCATTACCGGCTGTTCTACAGCCTTGGTTCTTCTCTTGGCCTGCTCGGCATATTATTTTATAATGCTATTATTTCGCATGAGCGCCTGCTGCCTGAGGAGGAAACCTACCGTTATGTAGGGCTGATCCTGGCGACCTTAAGCGTTCTTGCGTTCCGGCAGGCATTCCGGGTGTATTCTTTCCAGGAATTTGTGGGCCTGAAGCCTGTGACAGAACATACTGCCGATCAGGGCGGGTTAAAAACGCATGGAATCCTGGCGCAGGTCCGCCATCCGCTCTACCTGGCTATGCTGCTGTTTATTCTTGGCTTTTGGTTCTACATGCCAACCCTTGCCAACCTTATTACAACGGTTGTGGTTATTATCTATCTCTTTGTAGGAATCAGGTTAGAGGAACGGGACCTGGAGCAGCAGTTTGGCGATGCCTACCGCCAGTACAGACAAAAAGTACCCATGATCATTCCGAAGCTTGGGAAGAAGAGGCGGGTATGA
- a CDS encoding hypothetical protein (COG4430 Uncharacterized protein conserved in bacteria) — translation MDAPLVEKEYLLEKFPGKGGWTYAAIPEIPQDKKAHFGWVKVRGTIDGLEIKSCHLMPMGDSRLFLPVKAEIRKKIGKKEGDWVKVVLYADNAPLEVPQELLLCLQDEPQARQNFMRFTEGEQKAYIDWIYSAKTEDTRVARIAKAIDAILNNLKFTDRA, via the coding sequence ATGGATGCACCCCTGGTCGAGAAGGAGTACCTGCTGGAGAAATTTCCCGGCAAAGGCGGCTGGACCTACGCAGCCATTCCTGAAATTCCGCAGGATAAAAAAGCACATTTTGGCTGGGTTAAGGTGAGGGGAACAATTGATGGGCTCGAAATAAAAAGTTGCCACCTGATGCCCATGGGTGATAGCAGGCTCTTTCTGCCGGTGAAAGCCGAGATCAGGAAGAAGATTGGCAAAAAAGAAGGCGATTGGGTAAAGGTTGTGCTGTATGCCGATAATGCCCCTCTGGAGGTACCACAGGAGCTGCTGCTTTGCCTGCAGGATGAGCCTCAGGCACGCCAGAATTTTATGCGCTTTACAGAGGGGGAACAAAAAGCTTATATAGACTGGATCTACAGCGCAAAAACTGAAGATACCCGGGTAGCGCGCATTGCCAAAGCCATTGATGCAATTTTAAACAACCTAAAATTTACCGACAGGGCATAG
- a CDS encoding abortive infection bacteriophage resistance protein, Abi superfamily (COG0601 ABC-type dipeptide/oligopeptide/nickel transport systems, permease components), with the protein MYFVLTYRKIHNSIRLDGKYRLTDYKRTIVIFWLATALIVFRAVLRNSLIDDFYPVFNTTGIILSILLVAFIIFQTIQAKITIKTASVVKANMEYIYHYLPKTPKELRWFTGLSLSAGICEEIIFRLFLFEFLLDYTHISIALVVVNALFAITHIGSGKQNLFSSFFLGILFSTIYYFTNNIWIVITLHAAIDVHAGIIGYRLSQFERLEARNPAQAHVSE; encoded by the coding sequence TTGTACTTTGTACTGACCTATCGGAAGATCCACAACAGTATCAGGTTAGACGGAAAGTACAGGCTGACAGATTACAAAAGAACTATAGTGATCTTTTGGCTGGCTACTGCGCTGATTGTGTTCAGGGCAGTTCTTCGTAACAGCCTGATTGATGATTTTTACCCTGTCTTCAATACCACTGGTATAATTTTATCGATACTGCTTGTTGCCTTTATAATTTTCCAGACAATACAGGCTAAAATTACAATAAAAACAGCCTCTGTTGTAAAAGCTAATATGGAGTACATCTACCACTACCTGCCCAAGACACCAAAGGAATTAAGGTGGTTCACCGGGCTTTCTCTGAGTGCGGGCATATGCGAAGAGATTATTTTCAGGCTTTTTCTCTTTGAATTTCTGCTGGATTATACACACATCAGCATCGCCTTAGTTGTCGTAAATGCTCTTTTCGCCATTACCCACATTGGCAGCGGCAAACAAAACCTGTTTAGTTCATTTTTTCTTGGTATTTTGTTCAGCACTATTTATTATTTTACCAACAATATCTGGATCGTCATCACGCTGCATGCTGCGATAGATGTCCATGCAGGTATAATCGGATACCGCCTAAGTCAGTTTGAGCGCCTGGAGGCCAGAAACCCTGCACAGGCTCATGTGAGTGAGTGA
- a CDS encoding GCN5-related N-acetyltransferase (COG1670 Acetyltransferases, including N-acetylases of ribosomal proteins), with the protein MISHILNTMDLTLSTHRLNLALVQLEDLPDIHELHTLPETDRYNTLGIPESVEQTVNIVQEWIAAAEAEISTAFTFSIRSKETDTFIGLIALKCGKPKFRTGEVWYKLHVEHWRKGYATEALEKVLDFGFSNLKLHRIEAGCATANTGSIKVLEKAGMLKEGHKRKVLPLKEGWSDNYEFAILEEDWENRSNGKQQLYNNSHS; encoded by the coding sequence ATGATTTCACATATTCTAAACACAATGGATCTAACCCTATCAACTCATAGACTTAACTTAGCCTTAGTACAGTTAGAGGACCTGCCGGATATCCATGAATTGCATACTCTTCCGGAAACTGACCGATACAATACGCTGGGTATTCCGGAGTCCGTGGAGCAGACAGTTAACATTGTTCAGGAATGGATAGCTGCAGCAGAAGCAGAAATAAGCACCGCCTTTACCTTTAGCATCAGGAGCAAAGAAACTGATACTTTCATAGGGCTGATTGCTCTGAAATGCGGAAAACCAAAATTCAGGACCGGAGAGGTATGGTATAAACTGCATGTAGAACACTGGCGGAAAGGATATGCTACCGAAGCCCTGGAAAAAGTACTTGATTTTGGGTTTTCAAACTTAAAACTGCATAGAATTGAAGCCGGATGTGCAACAGCCAATACGGGCTCCATTAAAGTGCTGGAAAAAGCAGGTATGCTGAAAGAAGGACATAAAAGAAAAGTACTGCCACTGAAAGAGGGCTGGTCTGATAACTATGAATTTGCGATTCTCGAAGAGGATTGGGAAAATAGAAGCAATGGTAAACAACAATTATATAATAACAGCCATAGCTAA
- a CDS encoding hypothetical protein (COG3839 ABC-type sugar transport systems, ATPase components) → MASLYSNPAEFKDPAFGLEAVPQTREEIAAKYQEMGEMFPDIKDEVVNVYPSGANHVVVEFVSSGSAPDGTKWSLPICTIFTVENGLITKDYTYYNNTPEE, encoded by the coding sequence ATGGCTAGTCTCTACAGCAACCCTGCTGAATTCAAAGATCCTGCCTTTGGTCTGGAGGCAGTGCCGCAGACAAGGGAGGAGATTGCTGCCAAGTACCAGGAGATGGGTGAGATGTTTCCGGATATAAAAGACGAAGTGGTGAATGTTTATCCTTCCGGCGCAAATCATGTAGTGGTTGAGTTTGTATCTTCCGGCTCGGCACCAGATGGTACGAAATGGAGCCTGCCGATATGCACTATTTTTACAGTCGAAAATGGCCTGATCACCAAAGACTATACCTACTACAACAATACCCCGGAAGAATAA
- the gltX gene encoding glutamyl-tRNA ligase (COG0008 Glutamyl- and glutaminyl-tRNA synthetases): protein MDKEVRVRFAPSPTGALHIGGVRTALYNYLFARKTGGTMILRIEDTDQTRYVPGAEEYIQEALAWAGIELDESPWKGGPFSPYRQSERKSSYLEWAQKLVNEGKAYYAFDTPEELEAMRERLKAARVANPQYDALSRMQMRNSLTLPPEEVEARIASGEPYVIRIKVPRKEEIRLNDMIRGWVMVHSATLDDKVLMKSDGMPTYHLANVVDDYLMKISHVIRGEEWLPSAPIHVLLYKFLGWEEQMPQFAHLPLILKPDGNGKLSKRDAERHGFPIFPLQWTDPNGGEQVAGFREEGYLPDAMVNFLAFLGWSPGTTEELFTMPQLIESFSIERIGKAGTKFDIDKAKWYNQQYLRMRSDEELTAMLQEQLDKNEVDYSPETAKKVALEIKERAVFPQDLWKDGAVYFIRPARYDEAVAAKKWNAEAALIIEQFADAVENSSSALTADGAKSLLQEVLDKNNVKIGRVMQAVRLALTGMGSGPDLMNMIEIIGKEETAERLRKALHQLHVNG from the coding sequence ATGGACAAAGAAGTGAGAGTAAGATTCGCCCCCAGTCCCACCGGGGCTTTACATATTGGCGGCGTTAGAACCGCCCTGTACAATTACCTGTTTGCCCGTAAAACCGGAGGCACCATGATTCTTCGCATAGAAGATACCGACCAGACCCGCTATGTGCCCGGTGCCGAAGAATATATACAGGAAGCACTGGCATGGGCCGGCATAGAGCTGGACGAAAGTCCATGGAAAGGCGGCCCCTTTAGCCCCTACCGCCAGAGCGAACGTAAATCTTCCTACCTGGAATGGGCACAGAAGCTGGTAAACGAGGGCAAGGCCTACTATGCCTTCGATACTCCCGAAGAGCTGGAGGCCATGCGTGAGCGCCTGAAGGCTGCCCGTGTTGCCAACCCCCAGTACGATGCCCTTTCGCGCATGCAGATGCGCAACAGCCTTACCCTGCCTCCCGAAGAGGTAGAGGCACGTATTGCCAGCGGCGAGCCCTATGTGATCCGCATAAAAGTACCCCGCAAGGAAGAAATAAGGCTCAATGACATGATCCGGGGCTGGGTAATGGTGCACTCTGCCACTTTGGATGATAAGGTGCTCATGAAGAGCGATGGCATGCCCACCTACCACCTGGCCAATGTGGTAGACGATTACCTGATGAAGATTTCGCACGTAATTCGTGGCGAAGAGTGGCTGCCCTCTGCGCCTATCCACGTGCTGCTGTATAAATTTCTGGGGTGGGAGGAGCAAATGCCGCAGTTTGCGCACCTGCCCCTGATCCTGAAACCCGATGGCAATGGTAAATTAAGCAAGCGTGATGCCGAACGCCATGGATTTCCTATTTTCCCGCTGCAGTGGACAGACCCTAACGGTGGCGAGCAGGTGGCTGGTTTCCGCGAAGAAGGTTACCTGCCCGATGCCATGGTGAACTTCCTGGCTTTTTTAGGCTGGAGCCCGGGCACCACCGAAGAGCTCTTCACCATGCCCCAGCTGATTGAATCATTTTCCATTGAACGTATTGGCAAAGCAGGCACAAAATTCGATATCGACAAAGCTAAATGGTACAACCAGCAGTACCTGCGCATGCGCTCCGACGAGGAGCTGACGGCGATGCTGCAGGAGCAGCTGGATAAGAATGAGGTAGATTACTCACCCGAAACAGCAAAAAAGGTAGCACTGGAGATAAAAGAGCGGGCGGTATTTCCGCAAGACCTCTGGAAAGACGGAGCCGTCTATTTTATACGCCCTGCCCGCTACGATGAGGCCGTTGCTGCCAAGAAATGGAATGCCGAGGCAGCCCTTATTATTGAGCAGTTTGCCGATGCAGTGGAAAACAGCAGCAGTGCACTAACGGCTGATGGGGCCAAAAGCCTGCTCCAGGAGGTGCTCGATAAAAATAATGTAAAGATCGGGCGTGTGATGCAGGCAGTACGCCTTGCGCTGACTGGCATGGGCTCTGGCCCTGACCTGATGAATATGATTGAAATAATCGGAAAAGAAGAAACAGCAGAACGCCTGCGCAAAGCCCTGCATCAATTACATGTGAATGGCTAA
- a CDS encoding alanine dehydrogenase/pnt domain protein (COG0686 Alanine dehydrogenase) — MLKIGLIREGKRPIDRRVPLTPQQAATFNSQYKEATIAVQSSHIRCFTDEEYMEAGLAVEDDMHDYDVLMGIKEVPLDELISHKTYLFFSHTIKKQSYNRQLLQEILNRNIRLIDYERITDEEGNRLVAFGKWAGIVGAYNAIWTWGRRYGTFDLRRAHDFYDYQELKKEFKKVKLPAIKIILTGGGRVAIGAIEVLEAMGIRRVSPEELLQGSLTEAVYAQLNSRHYHYRRSDNGFDQEEFYQHPELYDSSFAQFYRVADLLIAAAYWHPAAPVLFSPHEAAAEDFKIKVIADITCDIEGSIPSTKKPCNVIEPIYDYDPASDSIATPLSGEKNITVMAIDNLPCELPRDASESFGRDLMQHVMPHFENGDRQGILARATVAEEGRLTPAYAYLQDYVDGKE, encoded by the coding sequence ATGCTTAAGATTGGCCTTATCCGCGAAGGCAAGCGTCCTATTGACCGGCGGGTACCCCTTACGCCCCAACAGGCAGCCACCTTTAACAGCCAATATAAAGAGGCTACTATTGCCGTTCAATCCAGCCACATCCGTTGCTTTACCGACGAGGAATACATGGAAGCAGGACTAGCTGTGGAGGATGATATGCACGATTATGATGTACTGATGGGCATCAAAGAAGTGCCGCTGGATGAGCTGATCTCCCACAAAACCTATCTCTTCTTTTCTCATACCATTAAAAAACAGTCCTACAACCGCCAGCTGCTGCAGGAGATCCTGAACAGGAACATACGCCTGATAGATTATGAGCGCATCACCGACGAAGAAGGAAACAGACTGGTAGCTTTTGGAAAATGGGCCGGCATAGTAGGCGCCTATAATGCCATCTGGACCTGGGGGCGCCGCTATGGTACCTTCGATCTGCGCCGGGCACACGATTTTTATGATTACCAGGAGCTGAAAAAAGAATTCAAAAAAGTAAAGCTGCCGGCCATAAAGATTATTCTAACCGGTGGCGGAAGAGTGGCCATAGGAGCAATTGAGGTACTGGAAGCCATGGGCATACGGCGGGTAAGCCCGGAAGAGCTGCTGCAGGGATCACTTACCGAAGCAGTGTACGCACAGCTCAACAGCCGCCACTACCACTATCGCCGCAGCGATAATGGTTTTGATCAGGAGGAGTTCTACCAGCATCCGGAGCTGTACGATTCATCTTTTGCGCAGTTCTACCGTGTGGCCGACCTCTTGATTGCCGCTGCTTACTGGCACCCGGCAGCGCCTGTGCTCTTCTCTCCGCACGAAGCTGCAGCAGAAGATTTTAAGATTAAAGTGATCGCCGATATTACCTGCGACATCGAAGGCTCCATTCCCTCTACCAAAAAGCCCTGCAATGTAATAGAGCCCATTTATGACTATGATCCGGCCAGCGACAGCATAGCCACCCCCCTCTCCGGCGAAAAAAATATCACGGTAATGGCCATTGATAATCTGCCCTGCGAGCTGCCGCGCGATGCCTCCGAGAGCTTTGGCCGGGACCTGATGCAGCACGTAATGCCCCACTTCGAGAATGGCGACAGGCAGGGAATTCTGGCCCGGGCAACCGTAGCGGAAGAGGGCAGGCTAACGCCTGCGTACGCCTACCTGCAGGATTATGTAGATGGAAAGGAGTAA